A region from the Benincasa hispida cultivar B227 chromosome 10, ASM972705v1, whole genome shotgun sequence genome encodes:
- the LOC120089049 gene encoding uncharacterized protein LOC120089049 yields the protein MLVGVSMDGNNQVYPLAYAIMDNEIDRAWKWFMSNLKCAIGEPSNLVFVSDRAVSIGNAIRVVFPTTFHGLCTYHLKNNILSNFKNNTIVGMFKDAARAFRMSEFQAHWDQLRTLRNGAVSRYLEDIGLEKWVRVYQTERRYDNMTSNSAECFNSLTKEYRQLPIMCLLEHVRGLIQSWFYEWRNYWTSRTTSHSDYCENRLATECDKGRRYRVEPIDCYRIHVRDNRLDGIVNLHMKECICKKFDSLGISCSHTIVAAREENIPIHGLCSPFYSVDFLMAAYAEPVNPLGYISEWKRPPRYVEKHIAPPRRVVQVGRRRVQRIP from the coding sequence ATGTTGGTCGGCGTCTCCATGGATGGAAACAACCAAGTTTATCCACTAGCATATGCCATAATGGACAATGAAATTGATCGAGCTTGGAAGTGGTTTATGTCGAACTTGAAGTGTGCCATTGGAGAACCTTCTAACTTGGTGTTTGTGTCCGATCGAGCGGTATCTATTGGCAATGCCATTCGTGTAGTTTTTCCCacaacatttcatggattgtgcacctaccacctaaaaaataatattctttcGAACTTTAAGAACAACACGATTGTTGGGATGTTCAAGGATGCAGCTAGGGCATTTCGCATGTCAGAGTTCCAAGCACACTGGGACCAACTACGTACTCTTCGAAATGGTGCAGTATCGAGATATTTGGAGGATATTGGTCTTGAAAAGTGGGTGCGTGTTTACCAAACAGAACGAAGATACGATAACATGACGTCCAATAgtgcagagtgtttcaattcattGACCAAAGAATATCGACAGCTGCCCATAATGTGCTTGTTGGAACACGTTCGAGGCCTCATCCAGTCATGGTTTTATGAATGGAGAAATTATTGGACATCTCGAACGACGTCACACTCGGACTACTGTGAAAACCGATTAGCAACTGAGTGTGACAAAGGCAGACGATATCGAGTTGAGCCGATTGATTGTTATAGGATCCATGTGCGGGACAATCGATTGGACGGTATTGTGAACCTCCATATGAAGGAATGCATATGCAAGAAATTTGACTCACTCGGTATCTCATGTTCTCATACGATTGTGGCTGCGCGAGAAGAAAACATCCCCATCCATGGTTTGTGCAGTCCATTTTATAGCGTTGACTTCCTCATGGCTGCTTATGCAGAGCCTGTAAATCCACTCGGTTacatatctgaatggaagaGACCTCCGAGATATGTGGAAAAACATATTGCACCTCCTAGAAGAGTGGTACAGGTCGGGCGGCGAAGAGTACAAAGAATACCATAA
- the LOC120088062 gene encoding BUD13 homolog: MMSAKSKSLKEYLKRYESNTEEDKKKKKKKKRTTAATKPNALGVLVVDEDPIWQKPIIIEEDNADNSTDEEPQVDEDIEVKRMRRLEELKAKRPYNSISEDGSGWVSLSPNHANSSMVNSDMSPPRRTRVRNDTPSPSNELKPPVSGEEGEDFSSPRRRQRQHPSSLEHDENPTNSIYPPSSSPPQKQNVYRDTHLQGAIPEHMDCAQEDIDLSPPRQRRKRYHTPSPEPDVTHTHSVSPQSDMSPPRRSDRQASKASLGGNHKAAGLSDLSLPRRRTSDYADDAYISRGPDLSPPRKQRKDVRGDRSLSDKPSRNHVTDASPELLADLSPRRKQQKALPVSVSFKQARKTGLLTQQEFGEEMSKTNKEDWTRFKEMNPSASGNAEPVYRDKIKGDRISKEEFLKARGKKEEKPKEIKLEWGKGLAQKREAEAELMELELEKDRPFARSRNDAELDSMLRDRLRWGDPMAHLVKKRQSEMALPDLGDSEKMKESGFIIPQEIPPHSWLKRGLDAAPNRYGIRPGRHWDGVDRSNGFEKQMFKRMNEKRATEREAYLWSVSDM; encoded by the exons ATGATGTCTGCAAAATCAAAGTCCCTTAAGGAATATCTTAAGCGCTATGAAAGTAACACTGAGGAggataagaaaaagaagaagaaaaagaagaggacAACAGCAGCAACCAAACCAAATGCTCTAGGTGTTCTAGTCGTTGATGAAGATCCTATCTGGCAAAAGCCAATAATTATAGAAGAGGATAATGCTGATAATTCAACGG ATGAGGAGCCCCAAGTTGATGAAGATATTGAGGTTAAGAGAATGAGGAGGCTTGAAGAACTAAAAGCCAAGCGACCGTATAATTCCATAAGTGAAGATGGAAGTGGTTGGGTTTCACTCTCTCCAAACCATGCAAATTCTAGCATGGTGAACTCTGATATGTCTCCACCTCGTAGAACAAGAGTGCGGAATGATACACCTTCTCCATCGAATGAGTTGAAGCCTCCAGTGTCTGGTGAAGAAGGTGAAGATTTTTCATCTCCACGAAGAAGGCAGAGGCAACATCCTAGCTCACTTGAACATGATGAAAATCCTACAAATTCTATTTATCCTCCAAGTTCTTCACCACCACAAAAGCAGAATGTTTATAGAGACACACATTTACAAGGAGCTATCCCAGAGCATATGGATTGTGCACAAGAAGATATAGATTTATCACCTCCACGACAGCGAAGGAAACGCTACCATACTCCCTCACCAGAACCTGATGTAACTCATACACACTCTGTTTCTCCACAATCTGACATGTCACCCCCTCGTAGATCTGATAGGCAGGCATCTAAAGCAAGTTTAGGGGGAAACCACAAGGCTGCAGGGTTATCTGACCTTTCTCTTCCTCGACGCAGAACCTCAGATTATGCAGATGATGCATATATATCGCGTGGGCCTGATCTTTCACCTCCAAGGAAACAAAGGAAGGATGTGAGGGGGGATCGATCACTTTCAGATAAGCCTTCACGGAACCATGTTACTGATGCTTCACCAGAACTGCTGGCAGATCTTTCTCCACGTAGGAAACAGCAAAAAGCACTACCAGTCTCAGTCTCTTTCAAACAGGCACGCAAGACTGGTTTGCTTACTCAGCAAGAGTTTGGGGAAGAAATGTCTAAAACTAACAAAGAGGACTGGACGAG GTTTAAAGAGATGAATCCTTCGGCAAGTGGTAATGCGGAACCTGTGTACCGTGACAAGATTAAAG GAGATCGCATTTCAAAAGAGGAATTCTTAAAAGCACgagggaaaaaagaagaaaagcccAAG GAGATAAAGTTGGAATGGGGCAAGGGTTTAGCTCAAAAACGAGAAGCAGAAGCTGAACTTATGGAATTAGAACTTGAGAAGGATAGACCATTTGCACGGTCAAG GAATGATGCAGAACTTGACTCAATGTTGAGGGATAGACTGAGATGGGGTGATCCTATGGCACATTTGGTGAAG AAAAGACAATCTGAGATGGCTCTTCCTGATCTAGGAGACAGCGAGAAGATGAAGGAATCAGGGTTCATCATTCCTCAGGAAATTCCACCTCACAGCTGGCTAAAAAGAGGATTGGATGCTGCACCTAATCGATATGGTATAAGACCAGGAAGACACTGGGATGGGGTCGATCGTAGTAACG GATTTGAGAAACAAATGTTCAAGAGGATGAACGAGAAACGAGCTACAGAAAGGGAAGCATATCTTTGGTCTGTGTCTGATATGTAA